A genomic segment from Saprospiraceae bacterium encodes:
- a CDS encoding RagB/SusD family nutrient uptake outer membrane protein, which produces MKNIKLITCVILLLFSCEKELLEKSPIIGVTEENFYKTAADAVSAINAAYAALQFEMTPGGHFRWFWGDILSDDSTTGGSGPNDQPDLIALENFKGLTDTEYLEGEWAADLEGIYRANIVLERVPGIEMDTKLKNRVLGEAKFIRAWFFYNLVTLFGDVPKVDHVLAPSEYNLPRSPASEIWALIEQDLTTAIPDLWLKSELGQADVGRITKGAAQALLVKTYLYQSKWIEAQSVAEDIVASNEYRLVDNYAQLFTLAGENNAESIFEIQYMNASGGNWGRNNANEGTFTNVFQRARGQFEGYGFNLPTQDFVDEFFKEGFEDPRLKSTVFRVGDVMGDRGIFNKEATGFPHDYYPKKYFNNKNEEAPFGDPNPNGGTNDRVIRYADVLLMHAEASYHNGNEAAALRSLNLVRKRVNIPEVNASGQALLDAIYHERRVELGLEGHRYFDLIRTGRGPAVLGALGFKQGIHEVLPIPESQIQATNGALTQNPGY; this is translated from the coding sequence ATGAAAAATATAAAACTCATCACCTGTGTTATCCTATTGCTCTTTTCCTGTGAAAAGGAATTACTGGAAAAGAGCCCTATTATCGGGGTAACTGAAGAGAATTTTTACAAAACTGCAGCAGATGCCGTTTCTGCTATCAATGCGGCCTATGCCGCCCTCCAATTTGAAATGACCCCAGGCGGGCATTTTCGTTGGTTCTGGGGGGATATCTTGTCTGATGATTCAACGACTGGGGGCTCTGGCCCTAATGATCAACCTGATTTGATAGCCCTGGAGAATTTTAAGGGATTGACCGATACCGAATACCTTGAAGGAGAGTGGGCTGCAGACCTGGAAGGCATCTACCGGGCGAATATTGTCTTGGAAAGGGTGCCTGGTATAGAAATGGACACCAAATTGAAAAACCGGGTATTAGGCGAAGCTAAATTCATCAGGGCTTGGTTTTTTTACAACCTCGTCACCCTGTTTGGTGATGTACCGAAGGTAGATCACGTTTTAGCACCGAGCGAATACAATCTACCAAGGTCACCGGCCTCCGAGATTTGGGCCTTAATTGAGCAGGATTTGACAACAGCGATCCCCGATTTGTGGCTCAAAAGCGAACTTGGCCAGGCGGATGTTGGGCGGATTACAAAAGGAGCGGCACAAGCCCTGTTGGTTAAAACCTATTTATATCAATCCAAGTGGATTGAGGCTCAATCGGTAGCGGAGGATATTGTCGCATCAAACGAATATCGTCTGGTAGATAATTATGCCCAGCTATTTACGCTTGCTGGGGAGAACAATGCCGAATCCATTTTTGAAATACAATACATGAATGCTTCGGGTGGAAATTGGGGCAGGAACAATGCCAATGAGGGCACTTTTACCAATGTTTTTCAGCGTGCCAGGGGGCAATTTGAAGGTTATGGATTCAATTTACCGACCCAAGATTTTGTTGATGAGTTTTTCAAAGAAGGATTTGAGGATCCTCGGTTGAAATCAACGGTCTTTAGGGTTGGAGACGTCATGGGAGATCGGGGCATTTTTAACAAGGAAGCCACCGGTTTTCCACACGATTATTACCCTAAAAAGTACTTCAATAATAAAAATGAAGAAGCGCCATTTGGGGATCCTAACCCCAATGGGGGCACCAATGATCGGGTGATTCGTTATGCAGACGTCTTATTGATGCATGCCGAAGCAAGTTATCATAATGGAAATGAAGCTGCGGCGCTTCGCTCATTGAATCTTGTCCGTAAAAGAGTAAATATCCCTGAGGTAAATGCGTCGGGTCAGGCTTTATTAGATGCCATTTACCACGAACGCAGGGTAGAGCTTGGTTTGGAAGGCCACCGCTATTTTGATTTAATTAGAACAGGAAGAGGGCCTGCGGTATTGGGGGCTTTAGGTTTTAAGCAGGGCATACACGAGGTATTGCCGATACCCGAATCCCAGATCCAGGCCACCAATGGCGCCCTTACCCAAAACCCAGGTTATTAA
- a CDS encoding glycoside hydrolase family 16 protein: protein MKRAYWWCIGLGFCLSCNSTKNIEQEAFQLVWSDEFDQEGLPDTTKWSYDVGTACDQPAGCGWGNNELQYYTAHRPENARIAHGRLIIEAHQEPYQEDRKYTSARLVSKGKGDWRYGKFDFRAKLPHGKGTWAAIWMLSSEWKYGGWPQSGEIDIMEYVGFEKDSITGTIHTEAYNGMLGTQQGGGIRFPTVEDTFHTYSLEWTEDKMDWLIDGQLYYTFQNDKKGIASWPFDQTFHLVLNLAVGGNWGGREGIDENIWPQRMEIDYIRVYQKTEKIAL from the coding sequence ATGAAAAGAGCATATTGGTGGTGCATAGGCCTTGGGTTCTGCCTGAGTTGCAATAGCACGAAAAACATAGAACAGGAAGCATTTCAATTGGTGTGGTCAGATGAATTTGACCAAGAAGGTTTGCCTGATACGACCAAATGGAGTTACGATGTAGGGACAGCCTGTGATCAACCAGCTGGTTGTGGCTGGGGCAACAATGAGTTGCAATATTATACGGCGCATAGACCAGAAAATGCAAGGATAGCGCATGGGCGCCTAATTATCGAGGCACACCAAGAGCCTTATCAAGAAGATCGCAAGTATACCTCCGCTCGATTGGTTTCCAAAGGCAAAGGAGACTGGCGATATGGTAAATTTGATTTCCGCGCTAAATTGCCACATGGAAAAGGTACCTGGGCCGCTATTTGGATGTTGTCCTCAGAGTGGAAATATGGTGGCTGGCCGCAAAGTGGAGAAATTGACATCATGGAATATGTAGGATTCGAAAAGGATTCAATAACTGGTACCATTCATACGGAGGCTTATAACGGAATGTTGGGCACTCAGCAGGGTGGGGGTATTCGTTTCCCAACAGTCGAAGACACTTTTCATACCTATTCTTTGGAATGGACGGAAGACAAGATGGATTGGTTAATAGATGGACAGCTTTACTATACCTTTCAGAACGACAAAAAAGGGATAGCTTCCTGGCCCTTTGACCAAACCTTTCACCTCGTTCTCAACCTTGCGGTAGGCGGAAATTGGGGTGGGAGAGAAGGTATAGATGAAAACATTTGGCCGCAAAGGATGGAAATAGACTATATCAGGGTTTACCAAAAAACTGAAAAAATTGCTTTATGA
- a CDS encoding family 16 glycosylhydrolase, producing the protein MKKILILFLFVFLLSCDLENELPLDTIVQPPKISISDASRLEGDENVLLSLEVSLSWPYNQEVSVAYQTQEETALEGVDYLPSAGTLVFPAGETVQMIEVEIIGENILETEESFRVELSQPVNAGLLVFAARGIIQNDDDATDLVIPSTGYSTPTSYDGMSLIWSDEFDGTALNTSDWTFEIGNGNNGWGNNELQYYRPENTFLENGNLVIEARKESFNGSEYTSSRIITQGKQQFRFGRIDMRAVLPQGQGFWPALWMLGTKINAVGWPACGEIDIMELVGNQPGRVHGTVHYGTSAANRQQNGDSKALAGTAKFAEEFHVFSLVWQQDKIQWLLDDVVFHEFTKSDAGIYPYPFNDNFFLIFNLAVGGDWPGPPNANSVFPQRLIVDYVRYFR; encoded by the coding sequence ATGAAAAAAATATTAATCCTTTTCCTTTTTGTTTTTTTACTCTCTTGTGATCTTGAAAATGAACTGCCATTGGATACCATTGTGCAACCCCCTAAGATTTCAATTTCAGATGCTAGTAGGCTTGAAGGAGATGAAAATGTATTGCTTTCCCTGGAAGTTAGCCTGTCTTGGCCTTACAACCAAGAAGTAAGTGTCGCCTACCAGACCCAAGAGGAAACAGCGCTGGAAGGTGTTGATTATTTACCAAGTGCAGGAACCTTGGTTTTTCCAGCTGGGGAGACGGTTCAAATGATTGAGGTTGAAATTATCGGAGAGAATATCCTGGAGACAGAAGAAAGTTTCAGAGTTGAACTAAGCCAGCCTGTGAACGCTGGGTTATTGGTTTTTGCTGCTCGAGGTATTATTCAAAATGATGATGATGCAACAGATTTGGTTATTCCTTCCACGGGCTATAGTACACCTACTTCTTATGATGGGATGAGTTTGATTTGGAGCGATGAGTTCGATGGAACTGCTTTGAATACCTCGGATTGGACTTTTGAAATCGGAAATGGCAATAATGGCTGGGGAAATAACGAATTGCAATACTATCGACCGGAAAATACTTTTCTGGAAAATGGAAACCTGGTGATTGAGGCTAGAAAAGAATCTTTCAATGGCAGCGAATATACCTCTTCTCGGATCATAACGCAGGGCAAGCAACAATTCAGGTTTGGACGTATCGATATGCGAGCGGTTTTGCCGCAAGGACAAGGATTCTGGCCCGCGCTGTGGATGTTAGGGACAAAAATAAATGCCGTGGGATGGCCAGCCTGCGGGGAAATCGATATCATGGAATTGGTCGGTAATCAGCCAGGAAGGGTTCATGGGACGGTGCATTATGGAACAAGTGCAGCCAACAGACAACAAAATGGTGATTCTAAAGCGCTTGCTGGCACGGCCAAATTTGCGGAAGAATTTCACGTTTTCTCCTTGGTCTGGCAACAAGATAAAATCCAGTGGTTGCTGGATGATGTAGTTTTTCATGAATTTACCAAAAGTGATGCGGGTATTTACCCCTATCCCTTTAATGACAACTTCTTCCTTATTTTCAATTTGGCCGTAGGCGGAGATTGGCCGGGGCCTCCAAATGCAAATTCGGTTTTTCCCCAGCGATTGATCGTCGACTATGTACGATATTTTAGATAA
- a CDS encoding Gfo/Idh/MocA family oxidoreductase, which translates to MDRRKFIQQSTNAALGISALPLLGATRPFKKYKLAIIGVGWWGMNILREAIAHQGSKVVAICDVDTRALKAAQEEIKKLNGDKPKAYPDYRELITKEKPDIVIIATPDHWHALPAIMAIEHGAHVYLEKPIGHTIMEGRAILNAARKYERTVQVDTHRRVSPHNMSGMDFLKQGKAGQISSVKAFVNYGGGPGKVVPNEEAPKELDWDMWCGPAPYTDYNPQIHPKGFRQFMDYANGTIGDWGIHWFDQVLWWTEEKYPKTIYSTGGRHVRKDNTTAPDTQYALYEFESFTLHWEHKLAAKNANESPDVGCYFYGTEGTFHMGWRDGWTFYPSKKGAEIIHVEPTLHKPDDQNIKELWADFIKSIEDKKRPTCDIEKGHLATNVSLLGVLSYKLGRSLKWDGEKEQIIDDPEANKLLAREYRGDWEYPVID; encoded by the coding sequence ATGGATCGACGAAAATTTATCCAACAATCGACCAATGCAGCCTTGGGTATTTCTGCCCTACCCTTGCTTGGCGCTACACGCCCTTTCAAAAAGTACAAACTAGCCATCATTGGGGTGGGTTGGTGGGGAATGAACATCCTCCGGGAGGCCATTGCGCACCAAGGATCAAAGGTTGTCGCCATTTGCGACGTGGATACCAGGGCCTTAAAAGCAGCGCAGGAGGAGATTAAAAAGCTGAATGGAGATAAACCTAAAGCCTACCCCGACTACAGGGAGCTGATCACCAAGGAAAAACCTGATATCGTCATCATTGCTACTCCTGACCATTGGCATGCCCTACCGGCTATTATGGCGATCGAACATGGGGCACATGTTTATTTGGAAAAACCGATCGGCCACACGATTATGGAAGGAAGAGCCATCTTAAACGCTGCTAGAAAATATGAAAGGACCGTTCAGGTGGATACCCACCGCAGGGTCTCTCCCCATAACATGTCTGGCATGGACTTTCTGAAACAAGGAAAAGCCGGTCAAATTAGCAGCGTTAAAGCCTTTGTCAATTATGGTGGCGGGCCAGGAAAGGTGGTTCCCAACGAAGAAGCACCCAAAGAACTAGATTGGGACATGTGGTGTGGACCTGCCCCTTACACCGATTATAATCCTCAGATACACCCCAAGGGGTTCCGGCAATTTATGGACTATGCCAATGGGACCATCGGCGATTGGGGAATTCATTGGTTCGATCAGGTATTGTGGTGGACCGAAGAGAAATACCCTAAGACGATTTATTCAACCGGAGGCCGACATGTCAGAAAGGATAACACAACGGCGCCAGATACCCAATACGCCCTGTATGAATTTGAATCCTTCACGCTACACTGGGAACACAAACTCGCTGCTAAAAACGCAAACGAATCTCCTGATGTCGGTTGTTATTTTTATGGGACGGAAGGTACATTTCATATGGGATGGCGAGATGGCTGGACCTTCTACCCTAGCAAAAAGGGTGCTGAAATTATTCATGTAGAACCAACCCTTCACAAGCCAGACGACCAAAATATCAAGGAACTTTGGGCGGATTTTATCAAGAGTATTGAGGATAAAAAACGGCCAACCTGCGATATTGAGAAAGGGCATTTGGCTACAAATGTCAGCCTTTTGGGCGTATTGTCTTACAAATTGGGGCGTAGCCTAAAATGGGATGGGGAAAAAGAACAGATCATTGATGATCCGGAAGCCAATAAGTTGTTAGCACGAGAATACAGAGGGGATTGGGAGTATCCGGTGATAGACTAG
- a CDS encoding porin family protein has protein sequence MRHYLTLILLCLAGSTYAQLPDDEYFFGFKAGVTYASIDEIKTTLIRPVHPESTYNTSLKSRFGASAGMFFYYKFRGGSFLAIQPEVVYAMQGGDFAYDDINGLEYLIQFRYEYLNITPLFKIYPLAEFGEGVSGFNVGIAPQLGVNLASSNIVYTSNTEVIGQDLQIQQNLREVLKGKTDVSIALSVGFEIGRLFLEGRWNIGMNDVIETQANGYYFIENKNKTNTYQFTVGYAIPFDQ, from the coding sequence ATGAGACACTATCTTACCCTTATACTGCTATGCCTTGCGGGAAGTACCTACGCCCAATTGCCTGACGACGAATATTTTTTTGGATTCAAAGCAGGCGTTACCTACGCTTCTATTGACGAAATCAAAACCACCTTAATCCGGCCGGTTCATCCTGAATCGACATATAATACTAGTCTGAAATCTCGTTTTGGGGCGAGTGCAGGTATGTTTTTTTATTATAAATTTAGAGGAGGTTCCTTCCTTGCTATTCAACCAGAGGTCGTGTATGCCATGCAAGGGGGCGATTTTGCCTATGATGATATCAATGGCTTGGAATATTTAATCCAATTCAGGTATGAATACTTAAATATCACGCCGCTGTTTAAAATTTATCCCCTTGCAGAATTTGGAGAAGGGGTTAGTGGGTTTAATGTAGGCATTGCCCCACAATTAGGGGTTAATTTGGCCAGCTCTAATATTGTATACACTTCCAATACGGAAGTCATTGGTCAGGATTTACAAATTCAGCAAAACCTAAGGGAAGTGCTAAAAGGGAAGACGGATGTCTCTATTGCCCTAAGTGTTGGTTTCGAAATTGGCCGACTTTTTCTGGAAGGTCGCTGGAACATTGGCATGAATGATGTCATCGAAACCCAAGCTAATGGCTATTACTTCATCGAAAATAAGAATAAGACGAATACCTACCAATTTACAGTCGGTTATGCGATTCCTTTTGACCAATAA
- a CDS encoding T9SS type A sorting domain-containing protein: MKKLFILIFNILIFFPLVTAQKTMPGGVAGLKIWYLSAEKPDGEVYWESRVGGESVFSKGTALGRHMNFNLAFLLEASNNELSFPFEASQFQQASFFSVFHPADSFLERSVWSYPYAAGKHLVLTTHRMADLGNAKFINFLDTPKGMPTINAYYQYLPSTQKAASPSNFLIGGKPAIPDLPIAAFEGTMPEFLVYDRVLTADEQLKISSYLAIKYGLSLQKSDYLAADGQVLWNAKANAVFSNRITGLGRDDTSGLYQKQSTNQSTSKPLLTIGVEAIAATNQDNSGQIPNQSFLLWGDNNGSLSPEEAKEASNSRLARKWLMQASGSGQQLSTQLQFDSDQLEDFLKTDEVLWLWVDRSGKGTYALGEVDVFKGEGSHQKGVFHFNDIHWDTDGSGTDVFSFSVGPDMIAKTWVTSPTCHPATAGEIHVGIAGGEPPYSGRIQSVSNNYYMEWSATSDKLHTFSSLVAGEYQLTVIDAKQHTYTANILLQSKDAPFSQLAKRYALKENTPLVLDAALGMPPGIAYLWTTPDGQPIHQPKIVIEREGWYQLNLDLAGCAAQQLIKIDEAEGHPFKAIHLYPNPIRVGEEFQIRISLHQSNPVQVNIIDASGRTIKQQQFKGAAYYRFSSVLPSTGQYHVQFQSGHSSTALSLIVQ; this comes from the coding sequence ATGAAAAAGTTATTCATCCTTATTTTTAACATCCTGATTTTTTTTCCTCTTGTTACGGCGCAAAAAACAATGCCAGGTGGGGTGGCTGGACTCAAAATTTGGTATTTATCAGCCGAAAAACCCGATGGCGAGGTTTACTGGGAGAGTAGAGTAGGAGGGGAGTCGGTCTTCTCGAAAGGGACTGCTCTAGGTCGTCATATGAATTTCAATTTGGCCTTTCTTCTTGAAGCAAGCAATAATGAATTGAGTTTTCCTTTTGAGGCAAGCCAGTTTCAGCAGGCTAGCTTTTTTAGCGTCTTCCACCCAGCAGATTCTTTTCTGGAGCGAAGCGTTTGGAGTTACCCTTATGCCGCAGGGAAGCATTTGGTCTTGACCACCCATCGAATGGCGGATCTGGGAAACGCGAAATTTATCAATTTTCTGGATACACCAAAGGGAATGCCTACAATTAATGCTTATTACCAATACCTGCCCAGTACTCAAAAAGCAGCATCGCCTTCCAATTTCCTAATAGGAGGTAAACCAGCCATTCCCGATTTGCCAATTGCCGCCTTTGAAGGAACAATGCCTGAGTTTTTGGTATATGACCGGGTTTTAACAGCCGACGAACAATTGAAAATAAGTTCTTATTTGGCTATTAAATATGGCCTTTCTTTGCAAAAGAGTGATTACCTGGCAGCAGATGGTCAGGTGTTATGGAATGCAAAAGCGAATGCGGTTTTTTCCAATCGGATCACCGGCCTTGGCCGAGATGATACATCTGGTTTATACCAGAAACAATCGACCAACCAATCGACTTCCAAGCCTCTTTTAACAATCGGTGTGGAAGCCATTGCAGCTACTAACCAGGATAATTCTGGCCAGATACCCAACCAGTCTTTTTTGCTTTGGGGCGATAACAATGGAAGCCTTTCCCCAGAAGAGGCAAAGGAAGCATCAAATTCACGGTTGGCTCGGAAATGGTTAATGCAGGCAAGCGGGAGCGGACAACAACTTTCTACACAGCTTCAATTTGATTCAGATCAGTTGGAAGATTTTTTAAAAACTGATGAGGTGCTTTGGTTGTGGGTTGACCGGAGTGGAAAAGGTACCTATGCCTTGGGAGAAGTGGATGTATTTAAAGGAGAAGGAAGTCACCAAAAAGGTGTTTTTCATTTTAATGATATTCATTGGGACACAGATGGTTCTGGCACGGATGTTTTCTCTTTTAGTGTAGGGCCAGATATGATCGCCAAGACCTGGGTGACCTCACCCACCTGCCATCCCGCCACGGCCGGGGAAATCCACGTTGGAATAGCAGGCGGTGAACCACCTTACAGCGGCAGAATCCAATCCGTCAGCAACAATTATTACATGGAATGGTCGGCCACTTCAGACAAGCTTCATACCTTTTCGTCCTTGGTTGCTGGGGAATATCAACTAACGGTGATAGATGCCAAACAACATACCTACACAGCAAATATACTGCTGCAGAGCAAAGATGCACCCTTCTCCCAATTAGCCAAAAGGTATGCATTAAAAGAAAACACACCACTAGTTTTGGATGCTGCTCTCGGCATGCCACCAGGCATTGCTTACCTTTGGACAACACCTGATGGACAACCTATTCACCAACCTAAAATTGTTATAGAAAGGGAAGGCTGGTATCAATTAAACCTGGATTTGGCTGGCTGTGCTGCCCAACAGCTCATTAAAATAGACGAGGCCGAAGGCCACCCATTCAAAGCGATTCACCTTTATCCGAATCCTATAAGGGTGGGGGAGGAATTTCAAATAAGAATAAGTCTGCATCAATCAAACCCTGTTCAGGTAAATATTATCGATGCAAGTGGTCGAACTATAAAACAACAGCAATTTAAGGGAGCAGCTTATTATCGTTTTTCCAGCGTGCTTCCCTCCACAGGACAATACCATGTGCAATTCCAATCAGGGCATTCAAGTACCGCTTTGAGTTTAATTGTGCAATAA